A genome region from Mammaliicoccus sp. Marseille-Q6498 includes the following:
- a CDS encoding ABC-F family ATP-binding cassette domain-containing protein: protein MILLQINKLEKSFDGDIIFSDVDFEVKTGERIAIVGRNGAGKTTLMKIIAGVEDYDSGNFSKGKQVTMGYLTQQMSLNSTDTVINEMKKPFEHIIRMENNLKELTNWLSEHADEYDGADYQEKLERYEQLSNQFESMDGYQYESKIKTVLTGLNFTESDFDRPINSFSGGQKTRLSMAQMLLSEPDLLLLDEPTNHLDMETTEWLENYLTHFKGAIVIISHDRYFLDKIVNQVYDVALGSVKRYIGNYSKFLKERDAHYEKVMLEYERQQSEIKKLETFVEKNITRASTSGMAKSRRKVLERMERIEKPRLDAKSAQIQFEINRATGEDVLSIKNLEIGYTNKITPAINLDVKRHDRIAIIGPNGIGKSTLIKTISKKLSPLSGDIHFGSNIQMGYYDQKQAEFKSNMTILDYVWDQYTHMPEKDIRTILGRFLFTQDEVKKVINDLSGGEKARLQLALLMLEKNNVLILDEPTNHLDIDSKEMLEKALQNYEGTILFVSHDRYFINELSTKIFHITTEGNELFHGDYQYYLEKLEQREAIHNYEQSSIHQQNENIDENYYINQKQMKKERRKLERQLEEIEHDISHYEAQIADFEHQLTLPEVFNDVEKSNEINSQRIQTEHLLEESMEKWELIENQLD, encoded by the coding sequence ATGATACTTTTACAAATAAATAAATTAGAAAAATCTTTTGACGGAGACATCATTTTTTCAGATGTCGACTTCGAAGTAAAAACGGGAGAACGAATTGCTATCGTCGGTAGAAATGGCGCTGGTAAAACAACTTTAATGAAAATTATTGCCGGTGTTGAAGATTATGATTCAGGTAACTTTTCAAAAGGTAAGCAAGTTACGATGGGTTATTTAACACAACAAATGTCATTGAATTCAACAGATACCGTTATAAATGAAATGAAAAAGCCATTTGAGCATATTATAAGAATGGAAAATAATTTAAAAGAACTTACAAATTGGTTAAGTGAACATGCTGATGAATATGACGGTGCAGATTATCAAGAAAAATTAGAACGCTACGAACAACTTTCTAATCAGTTTGAATCAATGGATGGTTATCAATATGAAAGTAAAATCAAAACTGTTTTAACGGGTTTGAATTTTACAGAATCAGATTTTGACAGACCTATAAATTCTTTTAGTGGCGGTCAAAAAACAAGACTATCAATGGCACAAATGCTTTTAAGTGAACCAGATTTATTATTATTAGATGAACCGACAAACCATTTAGATATGGAAACAACTGAATGGTTAGAGAACTACTTAACACATTTCAAAGGCGCGATTGTTATAATCAGTCACGATAGATATTTCTTGGATAAGATTGTGAATCAAGTGTATGACGTTGCCTTAGGTTCCGTTAAGAGATATATCGGAAATTATAGTAAATTTTTAAAAGAACGCGATGCGCACTATGAAAAAGTAATGCTTGAATATGAAAGACAACAAAGTGAAATTAAAAAGTTAGAAACATTTGTCGAAAAAAATATAACGAGAGCATCAACAAGTGGCATGGCTAAAAGTCGTAGAAAAGTTCTAGAAAGAATGGAAAGAATTGAAAAACCTCGACTTGATGCTAAAAGTGCTCAAATTCAATTTGAAATTAATCGTGCTACCGGTGAGGATGTATTATCTATAAAAAACTTAGAAATTGGTTACACGAATAAAATCACACCCGCAATTAACTTAGACGTTAAACGTCATGACAGAATAGCTATTATTGGCCCTAATGGGATTGGAAAATCTACATTAATTAAAACGATATCTAAAAAATTATCTCCCCTATCTGGAGATATTCATTTTGGCTCAAATATACAAATGGGCTATTATGACCAAAAACAAGCAGAATTCAAATCCAATATGACGATTCTAGATTATGTGTGGGATCAATATACGCACATGCCTGAAAAAGATATACGAACAATACTTGGGAGATTTCTATTTACTCAAGATGAAGTTAAAAAAGTCATTAACGACTTATCAGGTGGCGAGAAAGCTCGATTACAATTAGCTTTATTAATGTTAGAAAAGAATAATGTACTTATTCTAGATGAGCCAACAAACCATTTAGACATTGATTCAAAAGAAATGTTAGAAAAAGCACTTCAAAATTATGAAGGCACTATACTTTTCGTATCTCATGACCGTTATTTTATCAATGAATTATCTACTAAAATCTTTCATATCACAACAGAGGGTAACGAATTATTCCATGGTGATTATCAATATTATTTAGAAAAGCTCGAACAAAGAGAAGCGATTCATAACTACGAACAAAGTAGCATTCATCAACAAAATGAAAATATAGACGAAAATTATTATATAAATCAGAAACAAATGAAAAAAGAAAGACGTAAATTAGAACGTCAATTAGAAGAAATAGAACATGACATCTCTCATTACGAAGCACAGATCGCTGATTTTGAGCATCAACTTACGTTACCTGAAGTATTTAATGATGTAGAAAAAAGTAATGAGATTAATAGTCAAAGAATTCAAACAGAACATCTGCTCGAAGAGAGTATGGAAAAATGGGAGTTAATAGAAAACCAATTAGATTAA
- a CDS encoding redox-sensing transcriptional repressor Rex — MAKNDVKIPKATLKRLPLYYRFVSTLHNSGVDRVSSKELSDGLKIDSATIRRDFSYFGELGKKGYGYNISYLLKFFRTTLEQEDMTKVAIVGVGNLGTALVNYNFTVNDRMQIVAAFDQSEDIVGKMVGKLTVDSMEDFEKVLEDLNIQVVILTVPQQVAQQVADRITAAGITGILNFTPQRINVPEKVQVHHIDLGIELQSLIFFMKNQ, encoded by the coding sequence TTGGCGAAGAATGATGTGAAGATCCCGAAAGCAACTTTGAAGCGTTTGCCTCTATATTATAGATTTGTTAGTACGCTCCATAATTCAGGTGTTGATCGTGTTTCTTCTAAAGAACTAAGTGACGGACTTAAAATAGATTCAGCAACAATTCGTCGCGATTTTTCGTATTTTGGTGAATTAGGTAAAAAAGGGTACGGATACAATATAAGCTATTTATTAAAATTCTTTAGAACAACATTAGAACAAGAAGATATGACTAAAGTTGCAATAGTAGGTGTAGGTAATTTAGGAACTGCACTTGTTAATTATAATTTTACTGTAAATGATAGAATGCAAATTGTAGCTGCTTTTGATCAATCAGAAGATATCGTTGGTAAAATGGTAGGGAAATTAACGGTCGACAGTATGGAAGATTTTGAAAAAGTGCTTGAAGATTTAAATATACAAGTTGTAATATTGACAGTACCACAACAAGTGGCACAACAAGTTGCTGATCGTATAACGGCAGCCGGAATAACTGGAATATTGAACTTTACACCTCAAAGAATTAATGTACCAGAGAAAGTACAAGTTCATCATATAGATTTAGGAATTGAATTACAGTCTTTAATCTTCTTTATGAAGAATCAATAG
- a CDS encoding twin-arginine translocase TatA/TatE family subunit, whose product MEALTFINTLGISGPVSLLFIGVVALIIFGPKKLPQFGRAMGSTLKEFKDATDGMTNFDEKKSNHEESKDKEVK is encoded by the coding sequence ATGGAAGCTTTAACTTTTATTAATACACTTGGAATTTCAGGACCAGTCAGCTTATTATTTATAGGGGTAGTTGCATTAATTATATTTGGACCTAAGAAGTTACCACAGTTTGGTAGAGCAATGGGATCTACATTAAAAGAATTTAAAGACGCTACAGATGGTATGACAAACTTTGATGAAAAGAAAAGCAATCACGAAGAAAGTAAAGATAAAGAAGTTAAATAG
- the tatC gene encoding twin-arginine translocase subunit TatC: MVDKDNLTFVEHLEELRSRIMIIAYFLIGGLVLGFFFAKPVIYYITHDDFTQNLELNAFRITDPLTIYIAMIVVMAFIVVSPVILYQLWAFISPGLHPKEQKVTLSYIPFSLILFIAGLIFSYFIIFPYLISFTMGLAEDMGIKQTIGIKEYFSELFKFTIPFGFVFQLPILLLFLTRLGIVTPMFLKKNRKYAYFILLVLAALIAPPDFMTHMLFTIPMIILYEFSIVISKIGYKKYLKAEQKLMEEELGMVDNEEKDQ; this comes from the coding sequence ATGGTGGATAAAGACAATTTAACTTTTGTCGAACACTTAGAGGAATTACGTAGTCGTATTATGATCATTGCTTATTTTCTAATAGGTGGACTCGTTTTAGGATTTTTCTTTGCCAAACCGGTCATTTACTATATTACACACGATGATTTCACTCAAAATTTAGAATTAAATGCTTTTAGAATTACAGATCCACTTACAATTTACATAGCGATGATTGTTGTTATGGCATTCATTGTCGTATCACCAGTTATTTTATATCAACTATGGGCGTTTATTTCACCTGGATTACATCCGAAAGAACAAAAAGTAACATTAAGCTATATACCATTTAGTTTAATTTTGTTTATAGCTGGATTAATCTTTTCATACTTTATAATATTCCCTTATTTAATCTCATTTACTATGGGATTAGCAGAAGATATGGGGATAAAACAAACAATTGGTATTAAAGAATACTTCAGTGAATTATTTAAATTCACAATTCCATTTGGATTCGTGTTCCAGTTGCCTATACTTTTATTATTTTTAACAAGATTGGGTATCGTAACACCGATGTTTTTAAAGAAAAATAGAAAATATGCTTACTTCATATTGCTAGTATTAGCAGCATTAATTGCACCGCCAGATTTTATGACGCATATGCTTTTCACAATTCCAATGATCATATTATATGAATTTAGCATTGTCATTTCTAAAATCGGTTATAAAAAATATTTAAAAGCAGAACAAAAGTTAATGGAAGAAGAATTAGGAATGGTTGATAACGAAGAAAAGGATCAGTAA
- a CDS encoding sucrose-6-phosphate hydrolase, with protein MANWTREEKYTKLSDITEEAYAQLQERVNQSKWRQIFHIQPKTGLLNDPNGLIYHNGEYHVFHQWFPLDAVHGIKYWYHYTSKDLVYFDDKGVALAPDTSLDSHGVYSGSGFDYNGKLHLMYTGNVRDSEWNRTSNQLIAVENEDSTFEKFESPVISGSPEGYTEHFRDPKVWKENDKYYAIFGIQREDETGTVVIYESEDIKNWQFKGELETDLNNFGYMWECPDLFKLNGQEVLAFSPQGIEAKDNQFENIYQSGYIIGKVNLDELTMKHGEFKEFDQGFDFYAPQTFLDEDGNRILIGWMGLPEIDYATDEEGWAHCLTLPRVLTIENGKLKQRPIKALEKLRTNKETAEGYANKHSVKLQPYEGKQFELLIDILENEATEIYFDVRVSKKCSTQLIYNTRTKKLTLDRFESGIVSQNVEKTTREVILENDLKQLRVYSDTSSLEIFVNDGDHVLTTRIFPDENAINFRTSTESGQVYLKFTKYDIKSNNQ; from the coding sequence ATGGCTAATTGGACACGTGAAGAAAAATACACAAAATTATCAGATATAACTGAAGAAGCGTATGCGCAACTTCAAGAAAGAGTTAATCAATCTAAGTGGCGACAGATTTTTCATATTCAACCTAAGACTGGGTTGTTAAATGATCCGAATGGGTTGATATATCACAACGGTGAGTATCATGTTTTTCATCAATGGTTTCCTTTAGATGCGGTTCATGGTATTAAGTATTGGTATCATTATACGAGTAAAGATTTAGTTTACTTTGATGATAAAGGGGTCGCTTTAGCACCAGATACTTCTCTTGATAGTCATGGTGTATATTCAGGAAGCGGTTTTGATTATAATGGTAAGTTACATTTAATGTACACGGGTAATGTGAGAGATTCTGAATGGAATAGAACATCGAATCAACTGATTGCTGTGGAAAATGAAGATAGCACTTTTGAAAAGTTTGAAAGTCCTGTAATTTCAGGAAGTCCGGAAGGTTATACTGAGCATTTTAGAGATCCTAAAGTTTGGAAAGAAAATGATAAATATTATGCTATATTCGGTATTCAACGTGAAGATGAAACGGGAACTGTTGTAATTTATGAATCAGAAGATATTAAGAATTGGCAGTTCAAAGGAGAACTTGAAACGGATTTAAATAACTTTGGTTATATGTGGGAATGCCCGGATTTATTTAAGTTAAATGGACAAGAGGTTTTAGCATTTTCACCACAAGGTATTGAAGCGAAAGATAATCAATTTGAAAATATATATCAATCGGGATACATAATTGGCAAGGTTAATTTAGATGAATTAACTATGAAACATGGTGAATTTAAAGAGTTTGATCAAGGATTTGATTTTTATGCACCACAAACATTTTTAGATGAAGATGGAAATAGAATATTAATTGGTTGGATGGGGCTTCCAGAAATCGATTATGCAACTGATGAAGAAGGTTGGGCACACTGTTTAACATTACCGAGAGTTTTAACGATAGAAAATGGTAAGTTAAAACAAAGACCGATTAAAGCGTTAGAGAAACTTAGAACGAATAAAGAAACTGCTGAAGGATACGCGAATAAGCATTCAGTTAAGTTACAGCCTTATGAAGGTAAACAATTCGAACTTCTAATTGATATTTTAGAAAATGAAGCAACTGAAATATATTTTGATGTGCGCGTATCAAAAAAATGTTCGACTCAATTGATATATAATACACGTACGAAAAAGTTAACTTTAGATCGTTTTGAAAGTGGCATTGTGAGTCAAAATGTAGAAAAAACGACAAGAGAAGTAATATTAGAAAATGATTTAAAACAATTAAGAGTATACAGTGATACTTCTAGTTTAGAGATTTTTGTTAATGATGGTGACCATGTATTAACGACTAGAATCTTCCCTGATGAAAATGCAATTAATTTTAGAACATCAACTGAATCCGGCCAAGTTTATTTGAAATTTACAAAATACGATATTAAATCGAATAATCAATAA
- a CDS encoding SdrH family protein, with protein sequence MKTFKNITLSIVILSSAVFGVSYGNDIYAKVTTDNTSPKTNQEASTEEPSTEEPSTEEPSTEEPSTEEPSTEEPSTEEPSTEEPSTEEPSTEEPSTQEPNTHEPSTEEPSTEEPSTEEPSTEEPSTEEPSTEEPSTEEPSTEEPSTEEPSTEEPSAGGNNGNNSSNQTPQPNNGSTSTEKPNSNDSNNTSGNQQLSVSQFVPTIPSYPNDNGLGTYSSEQQTPLEEAPKFIPGKSEAYYTKMDKDVLNLVTSKVGSRPDLADPKFKKNAKTTETTLVDDDSDTKKTSTTTDNIENTSNEKDTSKPLILGVSIAIVIIFGSIIWFIFRRFNRS encoded by the coding sequence ATGAAGACATTTAAAAATATCACATTGTCTATTGTGATATTATCATCAGCGGTATTTGGCGTATCTTACGGGAATGATATTTATGCTAAAGTAACGACTGACAATACTTCTCCTAAAACAAATCAAGAAGCTAGTACAGAAGAACCAAGTACGGAAGAGCCAAGTACAGAGGAACCAAGTACGGAAGAACCAAGTACGGAAGAACCAAGTACAGAGGAACCAAGTACAGAAGAGCCAAGTACAGAAGAACCAAGTACGGAAGAGCCGAGCACCGAAGAACCAAGCACACAAGAGCCAAATACACATGAACCAAGTACAGAAGAACCAAGTACAGAAGAACCAAGTACGGAAGAACCAAGTACGGAAGAACCAAGTACGGAAGAACCAAGTACGGAAGAGCCAAGTACGGAAGAGCCAAGTACAGAAGAACCAAGTACAGAGGAACCAAGTACGGAAGAACCAAGTGCTGGAGGAAATAACGGAAATAATAGCAGTAACCAAACACCACAACCAAATAATGGTTCAACATCAACAGAAAAACCAAATTCAAATGACTCAAACAATACAAGTGGCAATCAACAGCTTAGTGTAAGTCAATTTGTACCAACAATACCAAGTTATCCAAATGACAATGGATTAGGTACATATAGTAGTGAACAACAAACGCCACTTGAAGAAGCACCTAAATTTATTCCAGGAAAATCAGAAGCATATTATACGAAAATGGATAAAGATGTTCTTAATTTAGTGACGAGTAAAGTTGGTTCAAGACCCGATTTAGCTGATCCTAAATTCAAAAAGAATGCGAAAACAACAGAAACAACATTAGTAGATGATGATAGTGACACTAAAAAAACGAGTACAACTACAGATAATATAGAAAATACAAGCAATGAAAAAGATACTTCAAAACCATTAATATTAGGCGTATCAATTGCTATCGTAATCATATTTGGTTCAATTATATGGTTCATTTTCAGAAGATTTAATCGTTCATAA